A region of Ferruginibacter albus DNA encodes the following proteins:
- the trxA gene encoding thioredoxin, translating into MAVELTDVNFKEKVLDSDKLSVVDFWAEWCGPCRAIGPVIEELSKEYDGKVNIGKVNVDHNPQVSMNYGITSIPAILFVKGGQVVDKLVGAQPKANFVKKIEQHMN; encoded by the coding sequence ATGGCAGTAGAATTAACAGATGTGAACTTCAAGGAAAAAGTACTTGATTCAGATAAATTATCAGTAGTTGATTTTTGGGCTGAGTGGTGTGGTCCTTGCCGTGCGATCGGTCCTGTTATCGAGGAATTATCTAAAGAATACGACGGTAAGGTAAACATTGGTAAAGTAAATGTTGATCACAATCCGCAGGTATCTATGAACTATGGTATTACAAGTATTCCTGCTATCCTTTTTGTAAAAGGCGGGCAGGTTGTAGATAAATTAGTGGGTGCTCAGCCAAAAGCAAACTTTGTTAAAAAGATCGAGCAACACATGAACTAA